ACGCCCGCAACTGCACGGAGCTGGGCCGCCCCGACCTCGACTGGGTGGCGCTCGCCCGCGGCATGGGGGTGGAGGGCGGACAGGCCACCGACGCGGAGAGCTTCAACCGCCTGCTGTCGGCCGCCTTCGCCCGCAAGGGCCCCTTCCTGATCGAAGCGGTGATCTGACGGACAACACCATCCCCCTCGCCCCCTCACGGGGCGGGGGAGGAGACAAGGGAGGACAACATGACGACGCCCAAGAAGAGCGCGCGCAAAGTCATCATCACCTGCGCGGTCACCGGCTCCATCCACACGCCCAGCATGTCGCCGCACCTGCCGGTGACGCCGGACCAGATCGCGTCGGAGGCCATCGCCGCGGTGGAGGCCGGGGCGGCCATCGTCCACCTGCACGCCCGCGACCCGGAGACCGGCCGCCCGACCCAGGACCCGGAGCTGTTCCAGCGCTTCCTGCCGCGCATCAAGCAGGCGACGAAGGCCGTTGTGAACATCACCACCGGCGGCAGCGCCGCCATGACGGTGGAAGACCGGCTGCGCCCCGCCGCGCAGTTCCAGCCGGAAGTCGCGTCGCTCAACATGGGCTCGATGAATTTCGGCCTGTTTCCCATGCTGAACCGCTTCAGCGAGTTCCAGCACGACTGGGAGCGCACCTATCTGGAAAACAGCCGCGACCTCGTGTTCAAGAACACCTTCAAGGACATCGAGCACATCCTGAAGACCTGCTCCGGCAACGGGACGCGCTTCGAGTTCGAGTGCTACGACATCTCCCACCTCTACACGCTGGCCCATTTCCTGGACCGCAAGCTGGTGACGCCGCCGCTGTTCGTGCAGTCGGTGTTCGGCATCCTGGGCGGCATCGGCCCGCATCCGGAGGACGTGATGCACATGAAGCGCACCGCCGACCGGCTGTTCGGCGAGCAGTATGTGTGGTCGGTGCTGGGCGCCGGGCGCAACCAGATGCCCATCGCCACCCAGTCGCTGGCCCTGGGCGGCAACGTGCGCGTCGGGCTGGAGGACAATCTGTGGGCCGGTCCGGGCCGTCTCGCCACCTCCAACGCCGAACAGGTCGCCATGGTCCGCAAACTGATCGAGGGGCTGGCCCTTGAGGTCGCGACGCCGGACGAGGCTCGCGCCATGCTGTCCCTGAAGGGCGGCGACGCGGTAAGGTTCTGACCGGCAGAACCCTCTCGCCTCTGGGGAGAGGGTGGCCCGGAGGGCCGGTAAGGGGGTTGCGCTTTTGCCGGACGTCCCGCCACGTGCATCCCCCTCACCCCAACCCTCTCCCGCTTTCGGCGGACCAAAGGTCCGCCTGTCGCGTCAGCGCAAACTTCGTTTGCGCGTGAGCGGAGGGGAGAGGGAATTTGAGTTGTGAAGGTCGCGCATCCACCCCACACCCGGAATCCCATGCCATGATAAGCCGCGCTCGGGCGCTGGATCTGTCGCTGGTCGGCCTCATCAGCGTCTGCTGGGGCCTGAACTGGCCCGCCGTCAAGATCATCCTCACCCAGATCCAGCCCTGGACGCTGCGCAGCCTGGGCTTCGCCGTCGGGGCGGCGGTGCTGTTCGCCTACGCGCGGTCGCGCGGGGAATCGCTGGCCGTGCCGCGCGGGCAGCGCTGGCCTCTGGCCGCCGTCGCGCTGCTGAACATGGCGGGCTTCAACATCTGCTCCGCCTTCGGGCAGATGAACATGGCGACCTCCGGAGCGGCGATCATCGCCTACACCATGCCGGCCTGGGCGACGCTGCTGGCCATCCCCATCCTGGGCGAGCGTCCGGGGCCGCGCCAGTGGATGGGGCTGGCCTGCGGGCTGACGGGCCTGGCCGTGCTGCTCGGCCCCGATCTGCTGCGGCTGGGCGCCCTGCCGCTCGGCCCCGCCTTCATGCTGACCGGAGCGCTGAGTTGGGCGCTGGGCAATGTCCTGATCAAGCGGACGGCCTGGACCATGGGGCCGAACGCCATCACCGGCTGGCAGTTCGCCATCTCCCTGCCGGTGGTGCTGCCCTTCGCGCTGGCCCTCGACCCCGCCCCGACGTTGGCGCTGGAGCCCCGCGTGCTGGTCGCGCTGGTCTTCCACATCCTGGTGGCGATGGTCGGCGGCT
This DNA window, taken from Azospirillum formosense, encodes the following:
- a CDS encoding 3-keto-5-aminohexanoate cleavage protein, with the translated sequence MTTPKKSARKVIITCAVTGSIHTPSMSPHLPVTPDQIASEAIAAVEAGAAIVHLHARDPETGRPTQDPELFQRFLPRIKQATKAVVNITTGGSAAMTVEDRLRPAAQFQPEVASLNMGSMNFGLFPMLNRFSEFQHDWERTYLENSRDLVFKNTFKDIEHILKTCSGNGTRFEFECYDISHLYTLAHFLDRKLVTPPLFVQSVFGILGGIGPHPEDVMHMKRTADRLFGEQYVWSVLGAGRNQMPIATQSLALGGNVRVGLEDNLWAGPGRLATSNAEQVAMVRKLIEGLALEVATPDEARAMLSLKGGDAVRF
- a CDS encoding DMT family transporter; translation: MISRARALDLSLVGLISVCWGLNWPAVKIILTQIQPWTLRSLGFAVGAAVLFAYARSRGESLAVPRGQRWPLAAVALLNMAGFNICSAFGQMNMATSGAAIIAYTMPAWATLLAIPILGERPGPRQWMGLACGLTGLAVLLGPDLLRLGALPLGPAFMLTGALSWALGNVLIKRTAWTMGPNAITGWQFAISLPVVLPFALALDPAPTLALEPRVLVALVFHILVAMVGGYLLWFAIVRRLSVAQASVSSLIVPVIGVTGAIVVLGETPPLRTYAALALILCAVLLVVMVRDKRPVPTPAPVTAEPRGAGSP